One Weissella coleopterorum DNA segment encodes these proteins:
- the pheS gene encoding phenylalanine--tRNA ligase subunit alpha, whose protein sequence is MSLIQDLEKLRQQALQDIDEKSENAQDLQNARVNWLGKKGSLTNILRGMKDLTPEERPTVGSMANEIRDVISAAIAERQAEFEAAALKYQLQKETLDVTLPGRKVKQGQPHVLQQIIDELEDQFIGMGYQVIAGPEVEQDKYNFEMMNLPKDHPARDMQDTFYITSEILMRTQTSPVQARTLEQHDFTTGPLKMISPGRVYRRDTDDATHSHQFHQVEGLVIDRNITMGDLKGTLLAVAHQLFGADHEIRLRPSYFPFTEPSVEVDISWGAVTADTKPEDIEWIEVLGAGMVHPNVLKAAGVDPNVYGGFAFGMGPDRFAMLKYGVEDIRNFYLNDMRFLTQFDQKG, encoded by the coding sequence ATGAGTCTAATTCAAGATTTAGAAAAATTACGCCAACAAGCTTTGCAAGATATTGATGAAAAAAGTGAAAATGCGCAGGATCTACAAAATGCTCGGGTTAATTGGTTAGGTAAGAAGGGTTCGTTAACTAATATTTTACGGGGAATGAAGGATTTAACGCCCGAAGAACGGCCCACGGTTGGTTCGATGGCCAATGAAATTCGAGATGTCATTTCAGCTGCCATTGCAGAACGCCAGGCTGAGTTTGAAGCTGCCGCTTTAAAATATCAATTACAAAAGGAAACGCTCGACGTGACTTTACCAGGGCGTAAAGTCAAGCAAGGTCAACCCCATGTTTTACAACAAATTATTGATGAATTAGAAGATCAATTTATTGGAATGGGTTATCAAGTTATCGCCGGACCAGAAGTCGAACAGGATAAATATAATTTTGAAATGATGAATTTACCAAAAGATCATCCTGCTCGTGATATGCAGGATACCTTTTATATTACATCTGAGATTCTAATGCGGACTCAAACTTCACCAGTCCAAGCACGGACTTTAGAACAACATGATTTCACGACAGGACCTTTGAAAATGATTTCGCCAGGACGAGTTTATCGCCGTGATACGGACGACGCAACACACTCGCATCAATTTCATCAGGTCGAAGGGTTAGTCATCGATCGTAATATTACGATGGGAGATTTGAAGGGGACTTTATTAGCTGTTGCCCATCAATTATTTGGCGCAGATCATGAAATTCGGTTACGTCCGTCATATTTCCCGTTTACAGAACCTTCAGTTGAAGTAGATATTTCGTGGGGTGCCGTCACAGCAGATACGAAGCCAGAAGATATTGAATGGATTGAAGTTTTGGGGGCCGGGATGGTGCATCCTAATGTTTTGAAGGCTGCTGGAGTTGATCCAAACGTTTATGGTGGATTTGCCTTTGGAATGGGACCCGATCGATTTGCGATGTTGAAGTATGGCGTGGAAGATATTCGTAACTTCTATCTCAATGATATGCGCTTCTTAACGCAATTTGACCAGAAAGGATAA
- the mltG gene encoding endolytic transglycosylase MltG, whose product MPFEPRNSRYEKKKKGFLKRDKPKVEPKKEVEKSSKVAPKRVKPDESSRAMQKEQPSITQTTSVNLPNGAETKAKSDLSQPVANPDSALKELKADQVSPMTTNQPDMRLTSSEALTVEHQTASNQVTPVSKTLSRRARLNEQKTGNHVMRSKKSSRKGKRTNNATAIRPVKKNKLNRGKQQRRPQMTAKNGKRRFVWIVLTLVVLLVGILGWRGISSYRQSNDYSAMQPKNGKKQEVYIPQGATVQQIGQILVNKHLVHSNKAFLHYVSTHDASNMLAGYYQLSPSMPMKTLVDHLLKGGSDTPVNHDMVLTMTEGEGIASFAKKVGNSNKFTESDFLAKVNDQTFLEKLAKNYPKLLTSAMAAKDTRYRLEGYLYPATYDYAQYQTVEDLITAMVAKTDSEMQPYYSKIKKSNMSVQELMTVASLVQGEGVGDKDMRIIAGVFLNRLDINMPIQSDVAIKYALQTDRVNLSVDDTMVDSPFNLYRNSGYGPGPMNNPSIQAVKAVLNPKDRDKKYLFFVANLKTGAITYTKNQKDHDEAVAKVDKINQGMENR is encoded by the coding sequence ATGCCATTTGAACCGCGAAATTCGCGTTATGAGAAAAAGAAAAAAGGTTTTTTAAAACGTGATAAACCAAAAGTAGAACCAAAAAAAGAGGTTGAAAAAAGTTCAAAGGTAGCTCCAAAAAGGGTTAAGCCAGATGAATCTTCGCGCGCAATGCAAAAAGAACAACCATCAATTACACAAACCACGTCAGTCAATTTACCAAATGGGGCTGAGACGAAAGCCAAGTCGGATTTAAGTCAACCAGTTGCTAACCCGGATTCAGCCCTTAAGGAGTTAAAGGCTGATCAAGTGAGCCCCATGACGACTAATCAACCTGATATGCGGTTAACTTCTAGCGAAGCATTGACCGTTGAACATCAAACGGCATCCAATCAGGTGACGCCGGTTAGTAAGACTTTATCGCGACGTGCCCGTTTGAATGAGCAAAAAACTGGTAATCATGTTATGCGCTCAAAAAAGTCGTCTCGAAAAGGGAAGCGGACGAACAATGCAACAGCCATTCGACCGGTTAAGAAAAACAAGTTAAATCGGGGTAAACAGCAACGACGACCACAAATGACTGCTAAAAATGGTAAGCGTCGATTTGTGTGGATTGTCCTGACCTTGGTGGTTTTGTTGGTAGGGATTTTAGGTTGGCGTGGCATTAGTTCTTACCGTCAATCAAATGACTACAGTGCGATGCAGCCTAAGAATGGTAAAAAGCAGGAAGTATATATTCCCCAAGGAGCGACAGTGCAACAGATCGGCCAAATATTAGTGAATAAGCATTTGGTCCATTCGAATAAAGCTTTTCTACATTATGTCAGCACGCATGATGCTAGCAACATGTTAGCGGGTTACTACCAATTAAGCCCCTCAATGCCAATGAAAACTTTGGTCGATCATCTCTTAAAAGGTGGTTCTGATACTCCAGTAAATCATGATATGGTCTTAACAATGACTGAAGGGGAAGGGATTGCGAGTTTTGCTAAAAAAGTTGGCAATTCAAATAAATTCACAGAAAGTGATTTTTTAGCCAAGGTTAATGATCAAACTTTCTTAGAAAAGTTAGCGAAAAATTATCCTAAGTTATTAACTTCAGCAATGGCGGCAAAAGATACACGTTATCGGTTGGAAGGTTACCTCTATCCGGCAACCTACGACTATGCGCAGTATCAAACAGTGGAAGATCTAATTACTGCCATGGTCGCTAAAACAGATAGTGAAATGCAACCATACTATAGTAAAATTAAGAAAAGCAATATGAGCGTTCAAGAATTGATGACTGTTGCCTCGTTGGTTCAAGGTGAAGGTGTCGGTGATAAGGACATGCGGATTATTGCCGGTGTATTCTTAAATCGTTTGGACATTAATATGCCAATTCAATCAGACGTTGCTATTAAATATGCGTTGCAGACTGATCGAGTTAATTTATCAGTTGACGATACGATGGTTGATTCACCATTTAACTTATATCGAAATTCCGGTTATGGACCAGGACCAATGAATAATCCAAGCATTCAGGCTGTGAAAGCAGTTTTGAATCCAAAAGATCGTGATAAGAAGTACCTATTCTTTGTGGCTAATCTAAAAACGGGTGCCATTACTTATACGAAGAATCAAAAAGATCACGATGAAGCTGTGGCTAAAGTTGATAAGATCAATCAAGGGATGGAAAATAGATAA
- the pheT gene encoding phenylalanine--tRNA ligase subunit beta has product MKVSTNWLKDYMTIDLPVNELAEKISRTSVEIEGNSQMQGKMKKVVIAKVLTVEPHPDSDHMVITQVDAGEDEPIQIVTGAPNIAEGQTVILAKHGSVIGDGIKIKKGKLRGVRSNGMLCALQEIGLDDNLAPKELEAGIWVFNAEDAKDLVPGEDAFHVLGMDDHVLETGITPNRADMLSMNGTAFEVAAMLDVPLSLPQFNLREIEQKTSEILAVEAPSELASTYSVRVIKDVKVQDSPLWMQKRLWNMGIRPINNVVDTTNYLMLMYGQPLHAFDFDQLPSPHLQVRAARDGEKLTTLDDIERETSAGDILITANDQPLMFAGVMGGTSTKVTEQTTTIVLEAAIFEPTAIRHTARDQSLHSEASQRFERGVDASMTLVALDHAATLIAELGTGEILSEPIIAQAKTVELPVVSVTLNHVQRVLGIKISTSEVGAIFDRLQFSYQENSDEFKVVIPTRRWDISIAADLIEEIARMYGYDNLPTTLPVGEMTPGGLTTAQTLMRASRHVLEGLGLNQAMSYVLTTPEKAQHFQLEPGTPVQLNYPMSQDRQQTRSSLLTGLLDDVAYNVAHNQKDIALYEQGRIFIADSDQQQPREIEHLAGVISGNWEERSWIDQAENVDFYTLKGIVERLLANYQFKQPFKFVATDQHAQMHPGRTADIYVGDTYIGMLGQIHPLTAKSYKINETFGFELNLDTIIALPKLKTQYNAISRYPEIARDMAILVDKDLDAATLQQVIIQAGGRYLEKIELFDVYTGVNVSGSQKSLAYALTFVDRENTLTDEVVTGAMDSITSTLKETFRAEIR; this is encoded by the coding sequence ATGAAAGTATCAACTAATTGGCTCAAAGATTATATGACGATTGATTTACCAGTCAATGAGCTAGCTGAAAAAATTTCGCGAACTTCTGTTGAAATTGAAGGCAACTCACAAATGCAAGGTAAGATGAAAAAAGTAGTCATCGCTAAAGTTCTTACCGTTGAGCCTCATCCAGATTCAGACCATATGGTGATTACGCAGGTAGATGCGGGTGAAGATGAACCCATCCAAATTGTTACAGGTGCCCCTAATATTGCTGAAGGGCAAACCGTAATTTTAGCTAAACATGGATCAGTGATTGGTGATGGTATTAAAATTAAAAAGGGTAAGTTACGTGGTGTCCGTTCAAATGGAATGCTTTGTGCATTACAAGAAATTGGACTAGATGATAATTTAGCACCTAAAGAATTAGAAGCCGGTATTTGGGTTTTCAATGCAGAAGATGCTAAAGATCTTGTGCCTGGGGAGGATGCTTTCCATGTTCTAGGAATGGATGATCATGTTTTGGAAACTGGAATTACACCAAATCGTGCTGATATGTTATCGATGAATGGAACGGCATTTGAAGTGGCAGCAATGTTGGATGTACCACTCAGTTTACCGCAATTCAATTTACGTGAAATTGAGCAAAAGACAAGTGAGATCTTAGCAGTGGAAGCGCCTAGTGAATTAGCTTCCACTTATAGTGTACGGGTAATTAAGGATGTGAAGGTTCAAGATTCCCCACTATGGATGCAAAAGCGTCTTTGGAATATGGGGATTCGGCCGATTAATAATGTTGTTGATACTACTAATTATTTAATGTTAATGTATGGACAACCTTTACACGCTTTTGATTTTGACCAATTGCCTAGTCCTCATTTACAGGTTCGGGCGGCTAGAGATGGTGAAAAATTGACGACTCTTGATGATATTGAGCGAGAGACAAGTGCGGGCGATATTTTAATCACCGCTAATGATCAACCCTTGATGTTTGCCGGAGTGATGGGGGGGACTTCAACAAAAGTTACCGAACAGACGACTACGATTGTGTTAGAAGCTGCTATTTTTGAACCAACCGCCATTCGCCATACGGCACGGGATCAGAGTTTACATTCTGAGGCCTCACAACGATTTGAACGTGGGGTTGATGCGTCAATGACCTTAGTGGCTTTGGATCATGCGGCGACTTTGATTGCGGAACTTGGCACCGGAGAGATCTTATCGGAACCGATTATTGCACAAGCTAAAACAGTTGAATTACCCGTTGTTTCAGTCACTTTGAATCATGTTCAAAGAGTCTTGGGAATTAAAATTTCAACCAGTGAAGTGGGAGCAATCTTTGACCGGCTGCAATTTTCTTACCAAGAAAATAGTGATGAATTCAAGGTTGTAATCCCAACCCGGCGTTGGGATATTTCAATTGCTGCTGATTTGATCGAAGAAATTGCGCGAATGTATGGGTATGATAATTTACCAACAACTTTGCCAGTGGGTGAAATGACACCGGGTGGTTTAACCACGGCACAAACTTTGATGCGGGCTAGTCGCCATGTGCTAGAAGGATTAGGCTTAAACCAAGCTATGTCGTATGTGTTAACTACTCCCGAAAAAGCACAACATTTCCAACTTGAACCAGGAACGCCAGTCCAACTGAACTATCCAATGTCTCAGGATCGACAACAAACGCGTAGCTCATTGTTGACTGGTCTGTTGGACGATGTGGCTTATAATGTCGCTCACAATCAAAAGGATATAGCCCTATATGAACAAGGCCGAATTTTCATTGCTGATTCTGATCAACAGCAGCCTCGAGAAATTGAGCACTTGGCAGGGGTGATTTCAGGCAATTGGGAAGAACGTTCATGGATTGATCAAGCAGAAAATGTTGATTTTTACACTTTGAAGGGGATTGTAGAACGTTTGTTAGCAAATTATCAATTTAAACAACCGTTCAAATTTGTAGCAACCGACCAACATGCACAAATGCATCCAGGACGTACAGCGGATATTTATGTTGGGGATACTTATATTGGTATGTTGGGACAAATTCATCCATTAACTGCAAAAAGTTATAAAATCAATGAAACCTTTGGATTTGAATTAAACTTGGATACAATTATTGCTTTGCCAAAGTTAAAAACACAATATAACGCAATTTCGCGTTATCCTGAAATTGCGCGTGATATGGCTATTTTGGTGGATAAAGACTTGGATGCTGCGACACTACAGCAAGTGATTATCCAAGCTGGCGGGCGTTATCTTGAAAAAATCGAACTCTTTGATGTGTATACCGGTGTTAATGTCAGCGGAAGTCAAAAATCATTAGCGTATGCCTTAACTTTCGTTGATCGCGAAAACACATTAACTGATGAAGTAGTAACGGGAGCGATGGATTCAATTACTTCAACCTTGAAAGAAACTTTTAGAGCGGAAATTCGTTAA
- a CDS encoding YfhO family protein has protein sequence MHKKTINMNPLQWRANTQALWLSFLGPAIFIAGYFAFRGVAPFGDNTVLTVDLGQQYIDFIAYLKGSLSHDPSRLLYSFSKGLGGNFYSDGAYYLFSPLNLLLLPFSSTGLPVGIFLLTILRYGLASLSMAWSLRLMRWQNGYMLTMFGIIYALSGWMVVNQLNVIWIDVVILLPLIVAFFERYLAGYSYWPYILMIALGFICNYYMMYMVGLFLICYFLWRLTWEPYPFYECLKMLGKFIFASLMGVGLSAFMWLPTAVTLHNSKGQHFWENVKNVFDHNPLDLLTKFFIGAFDFQQIESGLPNIFVGSLILILCWYFFTTKVVRRSTRVMGLIITVFFVVSMLYQPLNVIWHGFSFPVWYPYRFSFVFIFWLIWLAASVWSPKIEFNKWQAGGLVIITFMVVTLIIYQRTQFDYLNLYQIGLGSAVFGLMIFGMMQIRKHPIWLLMIGFLVVGEMMINTILTLNHLSYLSNREYHRVVKTIKSSTDGLPQKQNDFYRVAKNFQRTKDDPMQFGYAGGSVFSSMLEHQQSELMAVLGQPEGDNYIAYGGGTLISDSMLGIRYLLRVDQNNTRSIPATMFNDNRYDTIDNYEKVSQQAEVETTKNKQALPLIFAADPAVLNFEARHDDPVKNQSNLWRSLLGSDEDTFDNLNFSGAQADNLTAPETVTGAFLSKLNPKQPASLTLNYKKQTAGPAYLTLGSALNADNLEIQVDGQPIYAIPAHRHTMIYTLPNSGEICAQHQIKFILKSNTVWLQNVSLYNLKEKNWVEQAQRLQKQGMQYQKVRATQIRGTVNVPKGETVLMSTIPYAKGWSVYIDGHSVNSVKVANYFLGQLWRQVSTRWNIDIKCRFYMKESLFQLGL, from the coding sequence ATGCACAAGAAAACGATTAATATGAATCCGTTACAGTGGCGTGCAAACACTCAAGCCTTATGGCTTAGCTTTTTAGGACCGGCTATTTTTATAGCCGGTTATTTTGCGTTTCGAGGTGTAGCACCCTTTGGTGATAATACAGTTTTAACAGTTGATTTAGGACAACAATACATTGATTTTATTGCCTATCTTAAAGGCAGTTTAAGTCATGATCCGAGTCGTCTACTATATAGTTTTAGTAAAGGATTAGGAGGTAATTTTTATAGTGATGGGGCCTACTATCTTTTTAGCCCACTGAATCTATTGTTGCTGCCCTTTTCTAGCACTGGTCTGCCCGTCGGGATTTTCCTGCTTACTATCTTGCGTTATGGTTTAGCTAGTTTAAGTATGGCTTGGTCGTTACGTTTAATGCGTTGGCAAAATGGATATATGTTGACCATGTTTGGAATAATTTATGCGTTAAGTGGCTGGATGGTGGTTAATCAATTAAATGTAATTTGGATTGATGTAGTGATATTGCTACCTTTAATTGTGGCTTTTTTTGAACGTTATTTAGCAGGCTATAGTTATTGGCCGTATATTTTAATGATTGCCTTAGGTTTTATTTGTAATTACTACATGATGTATATGGTAGGACTATTTTTAATTTGTTACTTTCTATGGCGCTTAACATGGGAACCTTACCCTTTTTATGAGTGCTTGAAAATGTTGGGTAAATTTATCTTTGCTTCCTTAATGGGGGTGGGCTTATCGGCATTTATGTGGTTACCAACTGCAGTCACCTTGCATAATTCAAAAGGTCAACATTTTTGGGAAAATGTTAAAAACGTTTTTGATCATAATCCACTTGATTTACTAACCAAATTTTTTATCGGAGCGTTTGATTTTCAGCAAATTGAGTCAGGATTGCCAAATATTTTTGTTGGTAGCTTGATTCTAATTCTATGTTGGTATTTTTTCACGACAAAGGTAGTACGCAGGTCAACCCGGGTGATGGGATTGATCATCACGGTCTTCTTTGTGGTATCAATGCTGTATCAACCATTAAATGTAATTTGGCACGGTTTCTCTTTTCCGGTTTGGTATCCATATCGATTTAGCTTTGTCTTTATTTTCTGGTTGATTTGGCTAGCGGCCAGTGTTTGGTCACCTAAGATTGAATTTAATAAATGGCAGGCTGGCGGTTTAGTTATTATTACATTCATGGTGGTGACTTTGATAATTTATCAAAGGACTCAATTTGATTACCTAAATCTATACCAAATTGGACTAGGCAGTGCCGTTTTTGGACTAATGATTTTTGGAATGATGCAAATTCGAAAACATCCAATTTGGCTTCTGATGATCGGATTTTTAGTGGTCGGTGAAATGATGATCAATACTATTTTGACTTTGAATCATCTAAGCTATCTCTCAAATCGAGAATATCATCGGGTCGTCAAGACCATTAAGTCCAGCACAGATGGCTTGCCACAGAAGCAAAATGATTTCTACCGCGTTGCTAAGAATTTTCAAAGAACAAAAGATGATCCAATGCAATTTGGTTATGCGGGAGGTAGTGTTTTTTCATCAATGTTAGAGCATCAACAAAGTGAATTGATGGCGGTTTTGGGCCAACCAGAAGGTGATAATTATATTGCCTACGGTGGCGGAACATTAATTAGTGATAGTATGTTGGGCATTCGTTACTTATTGCGAGTTGATCAAAATAATACGCGATCGATCCCGGCAACAATGTTTAATGATAATCGTTATGACACCATTGATAATTATGAAAAGGTCAGTCAGCAAGCTGAGGTTGAGACTACCAAAAATAAACAAGCTTTACCATTGATTTTTGCAGCCGATCCCGCAGTTCTTAATTTTGAGGCTCGCCATGATGATCCAGTGAAAAATCAAAGTAATCTTTGGCGTTCTTTGCTGGGAAGTGATGAAGATACTTTTGATAATTTGAATTTTAGTGGTGCGCAAGCTGATAATTTAACCGCACCAGAGACCGTGACAGGCGCATTCTTATCAAAATTGAATCCAAAACAACCGGCTAGCTTAACTTTGAACTACAAAAAACAAACGGCGGGTCCAGCATACTTAACGTTGGGATCAGCTTTAAATGCTGATAATTTAGAAATTCAAGTTGATGGACAGCCGATTTATGCGATTCCGGCGCATCGACATACGATGATTTACACTTTGCCAAACAGTGGAGAAATTTGTGCTCAGCATCAAATTAAATTTATTTTAAAGTCGAATACAGTGTGGTTACAAAACGTATCACTATACAATCTAAAAGAAAAAAATTGGGTTGAACAAGCGCAGCGTTTACAAAAACAAGGAATGCAATACCAAAAAGTACGTGCGACACAAATTCGAGGGACGGTTAATGTTCCTAAGGGTGAAACTGTTTTGATGTCGACAATTCCGTATGCTAAAGGTTGGTCAGTATATATAGATGGACATTCGGTCAATTCCGTTAAAGTAGCAAATTACTTTTTGGGGCAGTTGTGGCGCCAGGTCAGCACCAGGTGGAATATCGATATCAAGTGCCGTTTCTACATGAAGGAATCATTATTTCAATTGGGTTTATGA
- a CDS encoding penicillin-binding transpeptidase domain-containing protein, whose protein sequence is MQQPRRKKKNRRAPNSLTRIPVRLNVLLGIVILLLVLLGLQLANLQIRKQASFKEEIYSSSKSLEKERVQRGRIYDDTGKVIVDNKGTQAITYRKPKSIDEAEMYRVANETGKYLKIDTDQLSPTNYATYYVLDQKRAKKVGDSIQNLATYGSDAWMRQVTKYVMKHESDFPLTDQQKNNAMLYQKMSGAYALSTVYLKTNDVTDEEIANIGERQSKMPGVKVGIFYTREYPSGDGMSSIIGSVSNSKSGLPESEVNTLLAQGYSRDDSVGTSYLEQFYESALSGSKKIVSVGSSTSKRTVVQNGQAGSNLNLTINAKFQEDLQKILEDNIPGGLTEGAYAVAINPKTGGIYGMAGVHRDNDDGKLTSDALGNINRAQVVGSVVKPAMITTSMMNNVISAQNNAINDVPIQIAGTAKKSSWFNQDGSVPLTAETALQNSSNSYVMQMMLKMGGLNYYPNMTLGNLDHDVWQKMRNGFARFGLGVKTGIDLPGETTGIKGSTDGSHSGNALDEAFGQYDTFTPIQLAQYAATIANGGYRVQPHVVGSISQRQQNSAIDQLQTTIPTKVLGTVGWSASEREVIWNGMNLVVNGSGPYVTGSTLKDVKPGIYAKTGTAETFTKGQQTYSSTGISFVPNRDVAIAIVIPGISNQSQDGISSEFTKKIWEAYWKDVENAQ, encoded by the coding sequence ATGCAACAGCCAAGACGAAAAAAGAAAAATCGACGGGCCCCCAATTCATTGACGCGTATTCCAGTACGTTTAAATGTCTTGTTAGGAATTGTAATTTTGCTGTTGGTTTTACTAGGCTTGCAGCTGGCAAATTTGCAAATTCGCAAACAAGCTAGTTTTAAAGAGGAAATATATTCTAGTTCGAAAAGTTTAGAAAAGGAACGGGTACAACGTGGGCGTATTTATGACGATACGGGGAAAGTAATTGTGGATAATAAAGGAACCCAAGCAATTACTTATCGGAAGCCAAAGAGTATTGACGAGGCGGAGATGTATCGTGTTGCAAATGAGACGGGAAAGTATTTAAAAATTGATACTGATCAATTATCGCCTACAAATTATGCAACGTATTATGTGTTAGATCAGAAGCGAGCTAAAAAGGTTGGCGATTCTATTCAAAATTTAGCTACCTATGGTTCGGATGCGTGGATGCGTCAAGTTACTAAATATGTTATGAAGCATGAAAGTGATTTCCCATTAACTGACCAACAAAAAAATAATGCTATGCTTTATCAAAAAATGTCAGGTGCATATGCTTTATCAACGGTGTATTTGAAGACAAATGATGTCACCGATGAAGAAATTGCTAACATTGGTGAACGGCAGTCCAAGATGCCCGGAGTTAAGGTCGGAATCTTTTACACACGTGAATATCCAAGTGGTGACGGAATGAGTTCGATTATTGGCTCTGTCTCTAATTCAAAGTCAGGATTACCTGAATCAGAAGTTAACACCCTGTTAGCACAAGGCTATAGCCGTGATGATAGTGTGGGAACATCATATTTGGAACAATTCTATGAATCAGCGCTAAGCGGAAGTAAAAAGATTGTTTCTGTTGGTAGCAGCACGTCTAAACGAACGGTGGTTCAAAATGGTCAGGCCGGATCAAACTTGAACCTAACAATTAATGCTAAATTCCAAGAAGATTTGCAAAAGATCTTGGAAGATAATATTCCTGGAGGGTTGACTGAGGGGGCATACGCTGTAGCGATTAATCCTAAAACTGGTGGTATTTACGGAATGGCAGGAGTTCATCGGGATAATGATGACGGTAAATTGACTTCAGATGCATTGGGAAATATTAATCGGGCCCAAGTTGTAGGTTCAGTGGTCAAACCAGCCATGATTACGACTAGTATGATGAATAATGTGATTAGTGCCCAGAATAATGCGATTAATGATGTACCGATCCAAATTGCCGGAACGGCGAAAAAATCATCTTGGTTTAACCAAGATGGTTCGGTCCCATTAACAGCTGAAACGGCGCTACAAAATTCTTCAAATTCATACGTGATGCAGATGATGCTGAAGATGGGTGGCTTAAATTATTATCCAAATATGACTTTAGGTAACTTAGATCATGATGTATGGCAAAAAATGCGAAATGGCTTTGCTCGCTTCGGGCTGGGGGTTAAAACGGGAATTGATTTACCTGGTGAAACGACCGGAATTAAGGGATCAACGGATGGTAGCCATAGTGGTAATGCCTTAGATGAAGCTTTCGGACAGTATGATACGTTTACGCCCATTCAATTAGCTCAGTATGCCGCTACCATCGCTAATGGTGGTTATCGTGTTCAACCGCACGTGGTTGGATCGATTTCACAAAGACAACAAAATTCTGCGATTGATCAGTTGCAGACAACGATTCCAACGAAAGTATTAGGTACTGTGGGTTGGAGTGCATCCGAGCGCGAAGTGATTTGGAACGGAATGAATTTGGTGGTTAATGGTTCCGGACCTTACGTGACGGGGTCTACTTTGAAAGATGTCAAACCTGGTATCTATGCCAAGACGGGAACGGCAGAAACCTTCACCAAGGGGCAACAAACTTATAGTTCAACTGGAATTTCATTTGTGCCAAATCGGGATGTAGCAATTGCGATTGTGATTCCGGGAATTTCAAATCAATCTCAAGATGGAATTTCATCAGAATTTACTAAAAAAATCTGGGAAGCTTATTGGAAAGATGTTGAAAATGCTCAATAA
- the greA gene encoding transcription elongation factor GreA, producing MADEKTYPMTLAGKQKLEAELDELITVRRGEITAAIQEARSHGDLSENSEYQSAKDEQAFVEGQIKSLQNMLDNAEVIDSSSIATDEVSVGKTVTFQEEGDTPESYAIVGSIEADPDAGKISNESPIGKALIGHKVGDTVQITTENGFSFEVKIISVTLA from the coding sequence ATGGCAGATGAGAAAACATACCCAATGACACTTGCGGGAAAGCAAAAATTAGAAGCAGAATTAGATGAATTAATTACAGTTCGGCGTGGCGAAATTACAGCAGCAATTCAAGAGGCTCGTTCGCACGGTGATCTTTCTGAAAATTCAGAATATCAATCCGCTAAAGATGAACAGGCCTTCGTTGAAGGACAAATCAAATCTTTGCAGAATATGTTAGATAATGCTGAAGTGATTGATTCTAGCTCAATTGCCACAGATGAAGTTTCGGTGGGAAAGACGGTAACCTTCCAAGAAGAAGGGGATACGCCAGAATCTTATGCAATTGTAGGTTCAATTGAAGCTGATCCAGATGCAGGTAAGATATCAAATGAATCACCGATTGGAAAAGCGTTAATCGGTCATAAAGTTGGAGATACGGTCCAAATTACGACTGAAAATGGTTTCTCTTTTGAAGTTAAAATTATTTCAGTTACATTAGCTTAA